Below is a genomic region from Mustela lutreola isolate mMusLut2 chromosome 1, mMusLut2.pri, whole genome shotgun sequence.
GGAGGGTTTTGTGTTAATGCAAGTAAGAGATAATAATTTCTCAAATCAAGGTGGTAGTGTCATAGTTGTGAAAAACAGGGTATTATGTCTATActgtatatatgttttatgtgtatgtatatattatatattgtgtttTAATCTAGTACTCCATTTCAAGTCCAACTTTCAGAATTGCTGACAATTTCCACTATGATCTTGCCCCTCATTACATGTCTGTCCTCAGCTCCTTCAACTCTCTCTATCATTCCTTCTATTTAATACAGTAGTCCTTTCTCTATTCCCAAACATGCCAGAAGTATCACCTTAGGAAATTTGCACTGGACAGTAAACTTCCTTAAAAAGATACCTTTTCATGGGCAGCACTTTGGTGGcccagtccattaagcatctgctttggctcaggtcaagatctcagggtcctgggattgagcgcaggacaagctccctactcagtggggagtctgtttctctctctccttctgctcctctctctcccccactagTACTCCTGCATGCTCCCTGTCTCTGTCAGAGaccaaaaaagattttttctaaaTACTCACATTAAACATCACCTTCTCAATGAATTAGGATCCATGTCCACAATTTTGCATTCTCAATTTTTGCAAATTCtcaaattttgcaaaaaaaaaaaaatctctttgcatTCTCAATATTTAACACATTCCTTCACATTGGAGTTTTCTCCTCTTTGGATTGCTTCTTCTTACATACCAGGTAGCTGGGATGTGGCTACTATGAGTAAATCTCTTAAAATCCAAGTTTAATTTGACTGACTCTAAAATGTTCTATTTGAAGATTCTGCTTAAgtcttatttaatttaaatatttttattttaagatgagaGTAAATTTATGGTCATAAAACTGGTTGGGTTCCTGGGGGAACACATCTGCCTCTTCATTTCCTACTAAGGGAAGCTGGcacttcaatatttattttcttttaattccctgttcaattttccattcattttgatgaagtattTGTAACCTATTGTACCTcaggaaattaattaaaaaaaaattctaaatgtagATACAAACCAAGCCTTAGAGTTCTCAATTAATATTTTGACCTCAGGTCTAAGTCAAAATTAATTAGAGGAAAAGAGTGAAATGAAGCAATGACCTAGATATGGAAattcagtttattaaaaaaaaaaatgaacattgttAAATTTAGTGGTGTTTAAGTAAAATCAAATACAAAAgccatgttttccattttttcattgcATAGCTGCTGAATGTTTACTACTGCTTATCTGTTTGAATAAAGTCATATATTTTGAATAAGTAGAAAACTCCTGTTTTAAATCTCATGAatcattaaggaaggcatgtgatttTATGAGGACTGGGTAaaatatgcaactgataaattattgaatactacatcataaactaatggtgtactatatgttggctaattgagtttaaattaaaaatatcaataaataaatctcatgTATCGCAgtacaaaaaagaaggaagaacctGTTTtcctaaacaaaaaataaaaatgtaatacccAGCATGAGAGAAATTCATGTGTCATCCTGGAACAATGTAGAAACAACCTTCAAACTAGAAATGTTTTCTCATAGTCCTTTTTTattgaaacaaaataatagaGTAGAAGCAATGGATATCATAAAGAACAGTAGAATTGAAATCAGAAGACTAAGAGGGTACTCTAGACCTTGACTTTgtgcagctgtgtgactttgggtgaaTTATTAAATACTCTAATCTTCACTTTCCCATCCATACATTAAATATGTTTTGTTGATCAGCTATGTGCTACTTTGACTGTCTAAAAATAAAACCGACTATTTGCCAAGAGAAGCCTCCTGTAAAATGATTACAGAtgcaaaatagattaaaaataatagtctttattaaaacttctatttctgccatttaaaaaatgaaataatcttgGGACACCAGGTGGCgcaggtggttaagtgtccagctcttggtttcggctcagactatgatctcaggatcttgatcTGAGTCCTGATATTGGTCTCcatgctcaacacagagtctgcttggaattctctcctcctctccctcttccctgctccctctaaagtaaataaattaaaaaaaaaaaaaacccacagatatATTCTTTCCAATCAGAGCAAAGAAACAGGAGTATACAATTACTATCACATGATCTGATTTGTACTTCTAATAGCAAGTGGCAGATAAAAACAAGCCCAATGCTACAGTGTCAACTCTGTTGTTGCTCAATTCAATAATTTAgagacttttcatttttttcagtgtaaaaaatttttcacaatgaaaaaattttaaactcagaTAATACATTCCTGttgataaataggaaaaaattgaaggaattttgccaatgattaaaaaaagaagaagaaagaaagaaaaaagacctaaatataaagaCTGGAAGTAAATTacagagagaagactcaaatctCTTTTAccatgttcagaaaaaaaaagaagcaaaggccacccccaaaaatattttcataaaacacataaaagttccctgctagaaaaaaaaaaaacccaaaaaacaaaacaaaaaaaccccccaaaaaaacaaaaaacctccctgCTGTGTAACTAACTGCAGAGAGACATTCTTTCCTATTAAAACTGCCTCCTACTTACAATTTTCCTAAGGGCAAGTTTAACATCTTTGTTTCTCAAGCTGTAAATGAAAGGGTTCATCAAGGGAACTGTATTGGTGTAAAAGATAGAAGAGATTTTCCCCTCATCCATAGAACCAGCAGAAGATGGCTTAAGATACATAAAAGCACAGGAGCCAAAGAATAGAGAAACAGCAATTATGTGGGAGCTGCATGTGCTGAAGGCTTTGGATCTGCCCTCAGTGGAGCTAATGTGCAGGATGCTGGATAGGATGAAACCATAGGAGACAAAGATGGTGACACTGGGCACAATCACATTGATGCCTGCCACAATCAAGACAACCAGCTCATTCACATAGGTGTTTGTACAGGAgagctggagcagagggaggatgTCACAAAAATAGTGGTTGATGGTGTTTGCATCACAGAAGGTCAGTCTCAGCATGCATCCGGTGTGAGCCATGGCACCTGAAAATGCCATCAAATATGAACCAAGCATAAGGATGGAACACACTTTAGGGGACATGGCAACGTTATATAACAgtgggttacagatggccacatagcgatcaTAGGCCATTGATGTCAGCACATAACATTCAGAAAtagcaaaaaaacagaaaaagtaaagcTGGGTCATGCAACCAAGGTAGGAGATAATATTCTCCTTTGATGTGAAGTTAATCAGCATTTTGGGTGTAAACACAGAAGAATAACAGAGGTCTATGAAGGACAAATTgaagaggaaaaagtacatgggggtgtgcaGATGTGAACTGAGCCCTATTAGAATTATCAAGCCCAAGTTTCCCAACACAGTGACCACATACATGActagaaagagacagaagaggggGAGCTGGAGATCTGGAAGGTCTGTGAGCCCCGCCAGAATGAATTCAGTCACAAAGGAAGCATTTCCATGGGCCATTCTTCTCTAAGGGGATCTGTGAGCATAGAAGGAAAAagttagaaagagaaaaacccagATTTTTCCACCATCTCTTCTCCCAGGTGTGGTGTATGCACAGGGAAGATAAAACATTAGCCCAATCTGGATGCAAAAACTACTTTTCAATTATCATATTACTGAGTGACTCAAACTGCCCCTTATTGGGCTCTGTAAGCTAAATAACAAAGAACTTCAAAACAGCCTATAGAGTAAAGGGAAATACTGCCAAATGTAAACATaactgttggggggggggcagttaagGAAGAAGTTTGCACCAGGACAGAACTATCTTTCTCTCCTCAATCATTTTCATTCACTTGAGCCCTCTCTTCAGCAATAAAACTGGAAACTGAGACCTGGAACTGGCTTCTAATGCAGATTGAACTTGGTGTGATGGAAACCAAGTAGATTGTTTCTAATCCAAAACTAAAGAACCAGTCTACAGGAAGTTACGGCTCCATGTCACAGAATCAAAGTCACAAATCTGTAGTAGCAACACAGACAGAATGCATTCTTTGACCACCACCTACAATATCTCTAAAcactcccagctcctggcagatttttttcaatttcacttGAGACTCAGGACTGCAAAACTGGGGAAAGTGACATATCTTTGATCCTCAGACTTCCATCTCAAAAAAGGAGgacatgaataaaaatgaaatttagaaattcACCCACCTTAAGCCAGAAAACTTTGGTGCTTCCTTATCATCATTACTCCCATTGTCATGGAAGGACAATTTCAGACTGTGAAATTTGTTCCTTTAACTCAAAGAAAATGCAGCCAACACTTAATTGCTGATATACGCTAGAAAATCTTTTAGAACTGTAGATCATAATTTCTGATTATGACTTTGAGTTCCCTTAAACAGTAGACAAAAACAGTCTTTACTATTATCAGTTTTGCCACTTGGTAAGTCACAGAAGATATAATGTGAGTGTGATTATATAATGTACTTGGTTGTAAACAAGGCAGAATCTTGCTCAGTGTCTTCCCCAAGGAAAATCTCTAAGTGTAATCAGAAACTGTGGGGATTCTATAAACACCCTGGACCATAATCTGTCTTCAGTTCCTTAGGGATTCAACAATTTGATCAACTTTTCCCTTCCCTGTAGGGATCATACCTCACCTCAAGGAATAGCCAAGATCCATTTTCCATTCTGCAAAATGGTGGAGGAGGAAGCCTTAATCTCTACTTTTCTACATGACACACTAATTCAAAAACAATTTGCATACTGATTCCCTTTATAAGAAATCTAGAAAATGGCTAAGACGGTCAGGCATCCAGTACATGCATGAAACCAGACATATTGAAGCTGTTAGGAAAATTAAAGATAACCTCTTGTCATAGAACCTATGTTGGCATAGCGCATGTGATTGGGACAAAAATCCCCCAGTTCCTAGCTACTCCCTGGAAAAGGAAAGAGGTGTACCATACATCCAAAGCCTCAAGTTGTTTAGGAGCTACCCATAAAACTAGCTTTTGTACTGTATGTCTCAGAAAGGTGAGGGGACATGGAATATGGCATTGTTTAGCTGCACAAGCTAAGAGAGAACAGGGACTGCAGTTTGGGTTGGAAATCACAATAGCCACCTGCCCACCATACACACATCCCACTGACTCAGCACACAGCTATCAGTAGAAAAATCTTTTCCTCCAATCATGTATCTAATGACCCAACTTGCaactgcccctcagaacaatgtattacttaaactataacccctggaggattttactagttaccaagcacatttagacaCGGGCTTAAGAAAAACCaaactggcaacaggtctttgggggaaAGGACAAAGGGAACTTTCTAGGAGCAAGAAACATGCAATTTATCCCATACAATAAAACCCCTATAAGAACATCAGTGAATTTTTCAGCAGAATTCAATGGATTTCAACAGAAATCTTGCAGGTCAGAAGAGAGTGGGATGATCTATTCaaggtactgaaagaaaaaaaaaaagggtccaCCAAGAATAGCATAAATaccaaaggagaagagaaaacatttttttctcacatgaagaaaaagctggagaagttcatcaccactaaacctgCCCTATAAGAAGTGTTGAAAAGAAAGGACACTAAATAACATCACATTACCTTAAGAAAGTCTAAAATAAAGTGGTAAAGGTAAACACATAACAGTACAGTATATTGCATTATAAAAGTGGTGGgtaaatttcttttacttttgatatggaagttaaaagataaaagtattaaaagtagCTATAACTAAAAATGTTAATAGACACAAAACACATGTATGCattaaataaagccttttttagtgacaaaagcaaaatgtcagaaatattactttaaatcaaaactacagCCCCAATAATACATGTGAGTATATGACCAAGTAGGAAAATATGTGAGGGTGTGTGCTAGGCTTACACATGGACACCAAGAAGGAAAGCTATTACAATAAACACCTATACTGAAAAAGAAGAGACACTTGAATCAACAACCTAATTTTATACCTGAAGgaactagaaagaaaagaacaaataaagcagaaatacatcaaatagaaaatagaaaataatagtaGAATCACTGAAAATAAGAGCTGTTTTATATGATAAAATTGGCAAGCCCTCAGCAAGTCTAAATAAGAACAAAGAGAGAAGATCCCAAtaagtaaaattagaaatgaaagaggagacaatAAAACtgatgtcacagaaataaaaagtaaaggatATAAGATTATATGAACATTTATACACCAACTAGATAATCTAGACGAAATGAAtagattcctagaaacatactaCCCGctaaaataaatcatgaaaacaaagaaattctGAACAGAACTATAGGGGGTATCATGATTAAATCAATAATCTAAAACCTCTCTAGAAGGAAAATCTAAGCTTCTAGTATAAATTCTACcaattatttaaagaagaattaacaccagtcCTTATCAAGTCCCATAAAACTAAAGAATAGGGTAGAATTTCAAATCCATTCAATgagtccagcattaccctgataccaaatccAGACAAAAATAgtacaaggaaagaaaattagaagctaGTATCCCTGATGTATTCTGAATTCATCTGAAGAACACATAAGcatatttttacacacacacttatatttAAAGGCTGAGAAGGGCAAAAGCATCATTCTTTACTTTTACAGAGAGGATTCTGTTAGTAGTAAAAAAGCAatcagtctctgaatttttacaAATGCGAAAACTGCTTAAAATAAGACATGGCTCCAAACATAAAACAATGGCTTATACCTACCAcaattacagatttttattttaattttttatttaaattaatttgttaacatataatgtattagtttcaggggtagaatttagcgATTCATCAGTTGGGTATAACGCCCAGTGcacattacatcaagtgcccttcttaatgtcaACTCTAAAggtaaaaagatagaaaagaccACTTGGGCACATATTAGTCTCTTTGGGCTATTATAACAAATCCATGGATTGGGGGcttataaacaagagaaatttatttctcacagttctggagtctgggaaatccaagatcaaggcaccaggaGATTTTTCATCTCTGGTGAGGTCTCTTTTTCTGCTTCATAGACTCTTTGTCTTCTTGCTCTGTCCTCACatgaccaaaggaaaaaagagaactctCTGatatctcttttataagggcactgatCCCATTCATGAAGGCCCCACCTTCAGGACCTAATCAACTGCCAGAGTTCtcacttcctaataccatcacactaaGGATTaagtttcaacataggaatttgagAAAGccacattcagtctatagcagaCTTCACTTTAAAAGTCTTTCTTTATGCTCTATGATCTAAGATCTATATCTAAGATCTGTGTTTAGGATATTTCCAACATACTGTATATGATTTTGAAACTTCTACACTCACAAAATTAGGTTACAAAAAGTgatgaaaattcaaaatggaaaatttcagaaAGGATCCAAGGTAAAGAGTAGATTACTAATTATATGAAATGAGGTCAAAAGTCCTGCTAGGAAACTCCACGACTGCATGTGATATTTAAAAAGAGGCACTaaaggagacaagatggtggggaagtaggaggaggcgcattttcaacctgtaccctaaagtgagttGATTACCtgccaaagaactccaatcacccatgaaatcagcctgaggtcagaattatacacgtctggatctctacaggggcagaagacaccagtgggcaggtaaagcggagtgggaacggcAGACTGATAtcgaagataaacaaaagggggagggagccaccagaggcaactggttggaaagtaataccccaatatgagcgagagtgccctgcatctggggaccagcattaacttggagtctggttgaaatcactccaaaagagcaaaggatcgcggggggaTATTGTGGGAATCTGGGCGgatagggacaggggcttaagtccaaGGTCCCTGGACAGCCTCcccggcgctgaggcagagagtgcggtggagaaaccagctcttggtccctaagccaccagcgtgCCTGAGAATGTGTGGGTtatagctcctgtgaggggatgggagccacgccagtcTGCAGAACCAGAAAGcgcgagccctaccacaaagcttgatATACGGGCGCACGTCCttcatgctcccctgagttacaaaggcccagccagcgctctttgacccgtgccattgtttcaaagcctaagctgcgtgccccaaactctcccctgacagaggtgcacaaAATCCCAGCCTGGTGCTTATGGACTTGcaccccgttctcagtgcctctgaaagaggtgcgtgCAAGCCATAGccacctctgaaagaggtgcgcgcaagcggggcactcccagcctgggccagcggcaaaatctcagtgtgcgatcactgcttggaatCTCTCTGGCagtcgggagctcccagacagccgccactgccttggctttgggtacaagcaaaagatcctgcgcccccagggtctgcaacttggaacctgctctgccagaggccaagggggaacttatttaggctctgcacccagactgaggcttctctctgagagggagatcagggtgcggtttgttttcctctaaaactacaaaacctATCAAaggtggtcaaggtgagagaaaaaaaaaaaagtgaacaagcataaaagccgccagaaaacaaaagcctgaaaacaaccagtttcctcagagcccacccccttgaggggggcaggaggacttaactcaggaaacatcattgactgacaactcACGTGGCAAGCtcctccccgagaaaacaaaccaagaaagaaaaaaaaaaaataactacaagagaacaacagctacttcataggaaaatttGTATTGTTCACACGTTCCTAccattctggttcatttttttttttttttttacacataggtaacttttttaacctatttaccatcacagggagctgtacagtacatcaaattccataatacctttctaacctttCAACCTgaacatacacctatgtttttttttttgcatttttattttttgaattccttttttaaaattttagtttagtttagtctagtttattcctttttatttttatcctctaatattcatatagagttaaacttcaaagtaatccccttttcccaatcaatactacccctataggtaaaccaatttttaatcccctttatcttgggaaagttgagtcctttaacaaagatatcaagatacatccagaaagaatcaaaacaaccttccttgcatacactgagaatttataagaactctcccatcttcttccaccagtgtttctgtgttttttgtatttgtcctaacagcatataaattttacacttgagGTTCTTTTTAACgaggttctttttttatttgcatatatatatatatatatatatatatatatatatatatttctcttgtcatatacttgtatcagtctttttatctctttttgtttgtctacttcataaatcttaccttgaggCCCATCTGAGCTGaaacttctttttcatcttcccattctttcctgtctctctctctctctctttttttttcttcttttcctttttttcttttttttttttttttttttttttttttgtctcttgtttgggtggggaatcctgattgctcagaggcattccagggtgcaccttgactgcaccacagccaatacatccagctacatccattcagtcatctctcaacAAAATGACggggaggaggaatgcccaacagaagaataatacagaggatgggccttctgcaacagagctaacagctatcgacatagacaatatgttggaaagagaattcaggctaacaattatccaggcaatagctaggttggagaaagccatggatgaccaaatggaatttattagggctgaactgaaagcgaccagacaggatgttcacaatgttagggcagagcttaaagctaccagggaggaggttcacaatgctctcaatgagttccaatctaatctaaactctctcaaatctagagtaactgagacagaagatagaattagtgatctggaagacaaacagagagaaaggatcaggaggaagcctggaacaaacagcttagaaaccacgaaaacagaatcagggaaataaatgatgccatgaagcgttccaatgtcagaattattggaatccctgaaggggaggagaaagaaagaagtctagaaaatatagtggaacaagtccttcatgaaaattttcccaatctcgtaaatggaaccagcgttcatgtactagaggctgaacagtctccacacaagattatacattccaaaaaaacatcacaacacctgatagtcaaattgaggaattataattgtatgtaaaatcttttgaaagctgccagggcaaagaggctctttacttacagagggaagcccatcagaataacgtcagacctgtccacagagacctggcaaaccaAAAATAACTAGCAAggtatattcagggcactaaatgagaagaacatgcagccaagaatactttatccagcaagactgacattcaaaatggatggagagataaagagttttcaagactggcaaggcttaaaagactatgcaaccaccaagccaacactgcaggaaatattaaggggggttctataaaagaggaaaaatcccaagaatagcattgaacagaaagatagagacagtctacagaaagaaatacttcaaaggtaactcgatgtcaataaaaacgtatctatcaataatcactctcaatgtgaatggcctaaatgcacccataaaacagcacagggttgcagattggataaaactacaggacccatccatatgttgtctacaagagacccattttgagaACATAAAGATATACCcatactgaaagtgaagggatggagaagcatctttcatgccaatgggcctcaaaagaaggctggggtagcgattctcatatcagataaattagacgtCAAACTAAAGTCAGAGATacaaaaggacactacataatccttaaagggactatccaccaagatgatcaaacaattgtaaatatctattccccaatatgggagcagccaattacttaagaaaactgttaatcaacataaagagtcatattgatatgaatacactaatcgtaggggatcttaacatgcctctctcagaaatagacagatctttgaagcagaaaatcaataaagaaacaagagcattgaatgacacattggaccagaaggACCTCATAgatgtatacagaacattccaccctaaaacaacagaatactcattctcctcaagtgcacatggaaccttctccagaatagaccatatactggattacaaatcaggactcaactgataccaaaagactgagatgattccctgcatattctcagatcacactGCTTTGacactggagctcaatcacaaggaaaagttcagaaggaactcaaacacctggaagctaaagaccaccttgcttaaagaatgcttggatcaactagGAGatcaagaagaactgaaacaattcatggaaaccaatgagaatggagacactttggtccaaaacctatgggatagagCCAAGGCgttcctaagggggaaatacatgcCATCCAAGCCACCCtccaaaaaaaattgaaaaatccagaacacagcagctgtctctacaccttaaggaactggagaatcaataacaaatcaaaccaactccacacataagaagggaaataatcaagattagagcagagatcaatgaggtagaaaccagagatacagtagaacatatcaatgaaactagaagctggttatttgaaagaatcaataagatcaataaaccattggacacactaatccaaaagaaaagagagaaaggccaatttcataaaattatgaatgaaaagtaagagatcacaactaacaccaaggaagtagaaacaatcatcagaagttattatcaacagtcatatgccaataagcttagcaacctagatgaaatggatgcattcctggaaaatataaactaccaaaattgaaccaggaagaaattgacaacctgaatagaccgatatctaataacgagattgaagcagtgatcaaaaacctcccaaaaaacaagagcccaggacctgacggattccctggggaattctaccaaaccttcaagaagaaagaacacctattctcctgaagctgtttcaaaaaattgaagcagaaggaaaacttcctgactctttctatgaagccagtattaccctgattcccaaaccaggcaaagaccctaccaaaaaggagaatttcagaccaatatcactgatgaatatggatgctaagattctcaacaagatcctagccaataggatccaacagcacattaaaaagattacccaccatgatcaggtgggattcattgctgggctacaaggatggttcaacatttgcaaatcaatcaatgtgatacaacaaatcaataagagaagagagaagaaccatatggtcctcacaattgatgcagaaa
It encodes:
- the LOC131820562 gene encoding olfactory receptor 8B3-like produces the protein MAHGNASFVTEFILAGLTDLPDLQLPLFCLFLVMYVVTVLGNLGLIILIGLSSHLHTPMYFFLFNLSFIDLCYSSVFTPKMLINFTSKENIISYLGCMTQLYFFCFFAISECYVLTSMAYDRYVAICNPLLYNVAMSPKVCSILMLGSYLMAFSGAMAHTGCMLRLTFCDANTINHYFCDILPLLQLSCTNTYVNELVVLIVAGINVIVPSVTIFVSYGFILSSILHISSTEGRSKAFSTCSSHIIAVSLFFGSCAFMYLKPSSAGSMDEGKISSIFYTNTVPLMNPFIYSLRNKDVKLALRKIVNLSRIFK